In one window of Leptospira sp. WS92.C1 DNA:
- a CDS encoding chloride channel protein — protein sequence MIDLASLLRSPLWVLSKKNPFMLSRLTFFYVVLGIVGGLFSAAFWMFLEYLIHFASVVSGIYTIPFMTVSGLFVGIVIHFLGEPGEISLVIDNIRFRGGKLDAGQNPSMTLSSLLSISAGGSAGPEAPLVQITGSFGNWFAEKLGLTGEEYRSMTIAGMAAGFTSLFGSPLGGALFALEILQHRHVVEYYKALLPAFLSSTSAFFVFLWMTHVGLQPTWQFPQYVPGDIQDFLYSILLGALGAGLGWVFHGLFLANRWVYSKIPGPIFWKTTIGGLVLGVIAWQIPLTRFFGHDQLNQIVEGRFTLIFLAALIFWKTFAIATTVSSGWRGGVIIPLFFLGACAGKLLSGFLPSENESFLMICLMAAVNSSVTKTPISTTILLSELTGLYSFTPVLIASLSGYFLSPKEPFISTQGKELSSHRIK from the coding sequence ATGATCGATCTTGCCAGTTTACTTCGATCTCCACTTTGGGTTCTTTCTAAAAAGAATCCGTTTATGCTTTCCAGGCTTACTTTTTTTTACGTAGTTCTTGGGATCGTCGGAGGACTTTTTTCTGCGGCGTTTTGGATGTTTCTGGAATATTTGATTCACTTTGCTTCCGTCGTTTCGGGAATTTACACGATTCCTTTTATGACGGTTTCCGGATTATTTGTCGGAATCGTAATTCATTTTTTGGGGGAACCTGGAGAAATTTCATTAGTAATTGATAATATACGGTTTCGAGGAGGAAAACTCGACGCAGGGCAGAATCCTTCTATGACCCTTTCTTCGCTTTTGAGTATTTCCGCGGGAGGAAGTGCCGGTCCGGAAGCCCCTCTCGTTCAGATCACGGGTTCTTTTGGGAACTGGTTTGCAGAAAAACTCGGTTTAACCGGAGAGGAATATCGTTCGATGACCATTGCCGGGATGGCTGCGGGTTTTACCTCTTTATTCGGTTCGCCTTTGGGAGGCGCGTTATTCGCTCTTGAGATTCTCCAGCACAGACACGTTGTAGAATACTATAAGGCCTTGTTGCCCGCATTTTTATCCAGTACTTCCGCTTTTTTTGTGTTTCTTTGGATGACCCACGTCGGATTACAACCGACCTGGCAATTCCCACAGTATGTTCCCGGAGATATTCAAGATTTCTTATATTCTATTTTGCTCGGGGCTTTAGGCGCCGGATTGGGATGGGTTTTTCATGGATTGTTTCTCGCCAATCGCTGGGTCTATTCTAAGATTCCCGGACCGATCTTTTGGAAAACGACGATCGGGGGACTTGTGCTGGGGGTGATCGCTTGGCAGATTCCTTTGACTCGGTTTTTCGGACACGATCAACTCAATCAAATCGTGGAGGGAAGATTTACTTTGATTTTTCTGGCGGCATTGATTTTTTGGAAGACGTTTGCGATTGCAACAACGGTAAGCAGCGGTTGGAGAGGAGGGGTGATCATTCCACTTTTTTTTCTAGGTGCGTGCGCGGGCAAATTGTTATCTGGATTTTTACCTTCCGAAAACGAATCCTTTTTGATGATCTGTCTGATGGCCGCGGTGAATTCTTCCGTTACCAAAACACCGATTTCCACTACCATTTTATTGTCCGAGTTGACCGGTTTGTATAGTTTTACACCCGTTTTGATCGCGAGTTTGAGCGGTTACTTTTTATCTCCTAAAGAGCCTTTTATTTCAACCCAGGGAAAGGAACTTTCAAGTCACCGTATCAAGTAA
- the mutL gene encoding DNA mismatch repair endonuclease MutL, whose amino-acid sequence MGKIRELSPELINQIAAGEVIESAHSVIKELMENSMDAGATQVDIESKDGGLSLLRITDNGSGIDSDDLEPALKRHATSKIRDYGDLETVLSYGFRGEALASIASVSRLTLESGTKDQKTAWKIGSIGGKISDKEEIPGFTGTKILVEELFFNTPVRRKFLKSMRSEDKKIRDRVTTQALAREDIRFRLFQDGKEVYVLPARENKKDRIIDLFGENFRDHLLEVNLERGGIKASGYISDPDFYKSNRTGQFIFINGRPIEIKYSSVLLKKAYDELLPPNGHPYCFLFFEIDPSRVDVNVHPAKKEIRFLDEEGFNGFFLTLIQKELRSSTPVSFLELKKRLLRPTPDTFKTSSLYQAHSSSGSGQSPLLSRELFADVPRQEGFNLDQMGPGASLSALTDNVTKHSSFIPKKHFGVLFETFILAEAEDGFYIIDQHTAHERIRYEEVLRKLEKKNYGIQPLLTPIRIDVSKQEQEDILNRKKEYEEVGIFLDPLGEDSVVLREIPAYMEPGEEKEIILDFLNRTEGKESSEPELYDLMAKCVACRSAIKKGDHLSDPILAEILNRLSYCENPSRCPHGRPTLVKLSRDDLERMFHRK is encoded by the coding sequence ATGGGAAAAATCAGGGAACTCAGCCCGGAACTTATCAATCAGATCGCCGCGGGCGAGGTGATCGAATCCGCTCATTCCGTAATCAAGGAGCTCATGGAAAATTCCATGGATGCCGGTGCGACTCAGGTGGATATCGAGTCCAAAGACGGTGGGCTTTCCCTGCTTCGAATCACGGACAACGGCTCCGGAATCGACTCCGATGATTTGGAGCCCGCTCTTAAAAGACACGCCACGAGTAAAATTCGTGACTATGGGGATCTGGAAACGGTTTTGAGTTACGGATTTAGAGGGGAGGCGCTTGCTTCCATCGCTTCGGTATCCCGCCTAACGTTGGAAAGCGGAACCAAGGATCAAAAGACCGCCTGGAAGATCGGTTCCATCGGCGGAAAAATTTCCGATAAAGAGGAAATTCCCGGATTTACGGGAACCAAGATTCTTGTAGAGGAATTATTTTTTAATACCCCTGTGCGTAGAAAATTCCTAAAATCAATGCGATCGGAAGATAAAAAAATTCGGGATCGGGTTACCACGCAAGCCTTAGCAAGGGAAGACATCCGTTTTCGATTATTTCAAGACGGAAAGGAAGTCTATGTGCTTCCCGCGAGAGAGAATAAAAAAGATAGAATTATCGATCTTTTCGGCGAAAACTTTCGGGATCATCTTTTGGAAGTGAATCTTGAAAGAGGAGGAATCAAAGCCAGCGGTTATATCAGTGATCCCGATTTTTATAAGTCCAATCGAACCGGTCAATTTATTTTTATCAACGGAAGACCGATCGAAATTAAATACAGCTCCGTATTGCTAAAAAAAGCGTATGACGAACTTCTTCCTCCGAACGGACATCCGTATTGTTTTTTATTTTTTGAAATCGACCCTTCGCGTGTCGACGTAAACGTTCATCCCGCAAAAAAAGAAATTCGATTTTTAGATGAGGAAGGATTCAACGGATTCTTCTTAACTCTGATTCAAAAAGAACTTCGTTCCAGTACTCCTGTCAGTTTTTTGGAATTGAAAAAACGTCTTTTAAGACCGACTCCGGATACGTTTAAGACGAGTTCTTTGTATCAGGCGCATTCTTCCTCCGGTTCCGGACAAAGTCCTCTTTTGAGCAGAGAACTATTTGCGGATGTTCCCAGACAGGAAGGTTTCAACCTCGATCAGATGGGGCCTGGGGCTTCTCTTTCAGCGCTTACGGATAACGTCACAAAACATTCTTCCTTTATTCCCAAAAAACATTTCGGGGTTTTGTTCGAGACTTTTATTTTGGCCGAGGCGGAGGACGGTTTTTATATCATCGATCAGCATACCGCTCACGAAAGAATTCGTTACGAAGAAGTCCTGAGAAAACTGGAAAAGAAGAATTACGGAATTCAACCTCTTCTGACACCGATCCGGATCGACGTTTCCAAACAAGAACAAGAGGACATTTTAAACCGTAAAAAAGAATATGAAGAAGTCGGAATCTTTTTGGACCCGCTCGGAGAGGACAGCGTCGTTCTGAGGGAAATTCCCGCTTATATGGAACCGGGCGAGGAAAAAGAAATCATTCTGGATTTTTTAAATCGAACGGAAGGGAAGGAATCCAGCGAACCTGAGTTATACGATCTGATGGCGAAATGTGTCGCCTGCCGTTCCGCGATCAAAAAGGGGGATCATCTTTCCGATCCCATTCTCGCTGAAATTTTAAATCGTTTGAGTTATTGTGAAAATCCTTCCCGCTGTCCGCACGGAAGACCTACCCTAGTCAAGTTGAGCAGAGATGACCTCGAAAGAATGTTCCACAGAAAATGA
- a CDS encoding YqaA family protein: MTSKECSTENEDLPGKEPDRVVRKLFRQTLVGIVILVLGVVFLARVFPEPVLAVSEKFIEVTGIFGVGIGIMFADSLHVFIPPDVFLMIAVAGKLNSILVIVSASIGSLIGGTVSYLTGRILLPKIAGIASFVKKHEQKLEHYLHRYGFWAVVLAALTPLPYSWVSLAAGTMKMRYLLFFQGCLFRIPRFIVFYYLIQFGWVGGGM, from the coding sequence ATGACCTCGAAAGAATGTTCCACAGAAAATGAAGACCTTCCGGGCAAAGAACCGGATCGAGTCGTTCGAAAGTTATTCCGTCAAACGTTAGTCGGAATCGTAATCCTTGTTTTGGGAGTCGTATTTCTTGCGAGGGTATTTCCCGAACCCGTGCTCGCGGTCTCTGAAAAGTTTATAGAAGTCACCGGTATTTTTGGCGTGGGAATCGGAATTATGTTCGCAGATTCGTTGCACGTATTTATTCCACCCGATGTGTTTTTAATGATTGCGGTCGCGGGAAAGTTGAATTCGATCCTTGTGATCGTTTCCGCATCGATCGGGAGTTTGATCGGAGGAACCGTATCCTATCTTACTGGAAGAATTCTTTTGCCGAAGATCGCCGGTATCGCGAGTTTTGTAAAAAAACACGAACAAAAACTGGAACACTATCTGCATCGATACGGGTTTTGGGCGGTGGTTTTGGCGGCTCTGACTCCGCTTCCGTATTCCTGGGTTTCCTTGGCCGCGGGTACGATGAAAATGAGATACCTTCTTTTTTTTCAGGGTTGTCTTTTTCGAATTCCTCGTTTTATAGTATTCTATTATCTGATTCAATTCGGTTGGGTTGGCGGCGGAATGTAA